In Streptomyces sp. NBC_00483, a single window of DNA contains:
- a CDS encoding ABC transporter ATP-binding protein, whose amino-acid sequence MTEPLLRIDDLRVDISTRDRTVHALDGVSLELAPGDALGIVGESGCGKTMTALSVLGLLPSGGEVTGGRIMFDGQDLATAPAPVLQDVRGNTIGMVFQDPLTSLNPTMTIGAQVAEPLLLHRDVSKKEAWARAEETLRLVGMPQPAERMKAYPHQLSGGMRQRVAIAMALVCEPKLLIADEPTTALDVTTQHQILELIDDLRERLGMAMILVTHDLGVIANRVDRVAVMYAGQVAEQSDVRGLFARPRHRYTEALFAALPERAADNETELHTIPGLPPSLTVRPTGCRFAPRCLFATDDCRTLEPFLEEDEVQGAEHRFACFHPVPTAADAASPDEVVTPTPIPAQDASTSDVLVELDALVKEFPLKGGPFSRSRGTVSAVGGVSLSIRKGETFGMVGESGCGKTTLGRIVAGLEEPTAGSVRFEGRDRASLSRSERRAHRRDVQLMFQDSTAAMDPRMRVGEILREPLVIQGVGDKAEQEKLIGELLDAVGLPRGAVHRYPHEFSGGQRQRLGLARALTLSPDLVVADEPVSALDVSVQAQILNLMRELQRERGLTYLFISHDLAVVRYLADTVGVMYLGKLVEVGPAEQVYSHPLHPYTRGLLDTVNVPDPEATVASGSPLTGETPSAAKPPSGCRFRTRCPIAQDVCATTEPPESTPNSAGHRVACHFPLAVPSPA is encoded by the coding sequence ATGACCGAGCCTCTGCTCAGGATCGACGACCTGCGCGTCGACATCTCCACGCGCGACCGCACCGTCCACGCCCTCGACGGCGTCTCGCTCGAACTGGCGCCGGGCGACGCACTCGGCATCGTCGGCGAGTCCGGCTGCGGAAAGACCATGACGGCGCTCAGCGTCCTCGGTCTGCTGCCGTCTGGCGGCGAGGTGACCGGCGGACGCATCATGTTCGACGGGCAGGACCTGGCGACGGCGCCCGCGCCTGTCCTCCAGGACGTGCGCGGCAACACCATCGGCATGGTGTTCCAGGACCCGCTGACCTCCCTGAACCCGACGATGACGATCGGCGCGCAGGTCGCGGAGCCGCTGCTGCTGCACCGGGACGTGTCCAAGAAGGAGGCGTGGGCGCGCGCCGAGGAGACGCTGCGGCTTGTCGGTATGCCGCAGCCGGCCGAGCGGATGAAGGCGTATCCGCACCAGTTGTCCGGCGGCATGCGCCAGCGCGTGGCCATCGCCATGGCGCTGGTCTGCGAGCCGAAGCTGCTGATCGCGGACGAGCCGACGACGGCGCTCGACGTGACGACGCAGCACCAGATCCTGGAGCTCATCGACGACCTGCGCGAGCGGCTCGGCATGGCGATGATCCTGGTCACACACGACCTCGGCGTCATCGCGAACCGGGTCGACCGGGTGGCCGTGATGTACGCGGGCCAGGTGGCGGAGCAGTCCGATGTACGCGGCCTGTTCGCCCGCCCCCGGCACCGTTACACGGAGGCGCTGTTCGCGGCGCTGCCCGAGCGCGCGGCGGACAACGAGACGGAGCTGCACACCATCCCCGGCCTGCCGCCGAGCCTGACGGTGCGGCCCACGGGGTGCCGGTTCGCGCCGCGCTGTCTGTTCGCGACGGACGACTGCCGAACCCTTGAGCCGTTCCTGGAGGAGGACGAGGTGCAGGGCGCGGAGCACCGGTTCGCGTGCTTCCACCCGGTGCCGACGGCGGCGGACGCCGCCTCCCCGGACGAGGTGGTGACACCCACGCCGATCCCTGCGCAGGACGCGTCCACCTCCGATGTGCTGGTCGAACTCGACGCGCTGGTCAAGGAGTTCCCCCTCAAGGGCGGCCCGTTCTCGCGCAGTCGCGGCACGGTCAGCGCGGTCGGCGGGGTGTCGCTGAGCATCCGCAAGGGCGAGACGTTCGGCATGGTCGGCGAGTCGGGCTGCGGCAAGACGACGCTCGGCCGGATCGTGGCGGGCCTGGAGGAGCCGACGGCGGGTTCCGTACGGTTCGAGGGCCGGGACCGCGCTTCGCTGTCGCGCTCGGAACGCCGGGCGCACCGCCGCGACGTCCAGCTGATGTTCCAGGACTCGACGGCGGCGATGGACCCGCGGATGCGGGTCGGCGAGATCCTGCGCGAGCCGCTCGTCATCCAGGGCGTCGGCGACAAGGCCGAACAGGAGAAGCTGATCGGCGAACTCCTCGACGCGGTGGGCCTGCCGCGCGGTGCGGTGCACCGCTACCCGCACGAGTTCTCCGGAGGCCAGCGTCAACGCCTGGGCCTGGCGCGGGCGTTGACGCTCTCCCCCGACCTGGTGGTGGCGGACGAACCGGTGTCGGCGCTCGACGTGTCGGTCCAGGCGCAGATCCTGAACCTGATGCGGGAGCTTCAGCGCGAACGCGGCCTCACCTACCTCTTCATCTCGCACGACCTCGCGGTGGTCCGCTACCTCGCGGACACGGTCGGCGTGATGTACCTGGGCAAGCTGGTGGAGGTGGGCCCCGCCGAGCAGGTCTACTCGCACCCGCTCCACCCCTACACACGCGGCCTGCTCGACACGGTGAACGTGCCGGACCCCGAGGCGACCGTCGCCTCCGGGTCCCCGCTCACGGGCGAGACGCCGTCGGCGGCGAAGCCCCCGTCGGGCTGCCGGTTCCGTACGCGCTGCCCGATCGCGCAGGACGTCTGCGCGACGACGGAGCCGCCGGAGTCGACACCGAACTCGGCGGGCCACCGGGTCGCGTGCCACTTCCCGCTGGCGGTGCCTTCGCCGGCTTGA
- a CDS encoding WD40/YVTN/BNR-like repeat-containing protein codes for MTDVLLAVGTRKGLFLGRKRDGGPFEFDESPYFNAQAMYSVAIDTRGERPRLLAGGDSTHFGPSVFHSDDLGRTWTEPPAPAVKFPDFTGTSLERVWQLHPSASEPDVVFAGTEPAALYRSEDRGETFELCRPLWEHPTRSQWVPGGGGEGLHTILTDERDPGAVTVAVSTAGVFRTTDGGASWDPANNGVAAVFLPDPNPEFGQCVHKVTRDAVDPDRLYLQNHWGVYRSDDGGGKWLDIGEGLPSTFGFAAAAHPHRGDTAYIFPITADIDRVPADHRCRVYRTQDAGTTWEPLTHGLPSNDHYGTVLRDALCTDDNDPAGVYFGNRNGEVYASPDDGDTWKRVASHLPDVLCVRAAVVG; via the coding sequence ATGACTGACGTACTGCTGGCAGTGGGCACCCGCAAGGGCCTCTTTCTGGGCCGCAAGCGCGACGGCGGCCCGTTCGAGTTCGACGAGAGCCCGTACTTCAACGCACAGGCGATGTACTCGGTCGCCATCGACACCCGCGGGGAGCGACCACGGCTCCTCGCGGGCGGCGACAGCACACACTTCGGGCCGTCCGTCTTCCACTCGGACGACCTGGGCCGCACCTGGACCGAACCGCCCGCGCCCGCCGTCAAGTTCCCCGATTTCACCGGGACTTCGCTGGAGCGGGTGTGGCAGCTGCACCCGTCGGCCTCGGAGCCGGACGTGGTGTTCGCGGGCACGGAACCGGCGGCGTTGTACCGCTCGGAGGACCGGGGCGAGACGTTCGAGCTGTGCCGCCCGCTGTGGGAGCACCCGACGCGTTCGCAGTGGGTGCCGGGTGGCGGCGGAGAGGGCCTGCACACGATCCTGACGGACGAGCGGGACCCCGGCGCGGTGACGGTGGCGGTGTCCACGGCCGGCGTCTTCCGTACGACGGACGGCGGCGCGAGCTGGGACCCGGCGAACAACGGAGTGGCCGCGGTCTTCCTGCCCGACCCGAACCCCGAGTTCGGCCAGTGCGTGCACAAGGTGACGCGGGACGCCGTCGACCCCGACCGCCTCTACCTCCAGAACCACTGGGGCGTGTACCGCAGCGACGACGGCGGCGGAAAGTGGCTCGACATCGGCGAGGGCCTCCCCTCGACCTTCGGCTTCGCCGCGGCCGCGCACCCGCACCGGGGCGACACGGCGTACATCTTCCCCATCACGGCGGACATCGACCGCGTCCCCGCCGACCACCGCTGTCGCGTCTACCGCACGCAGGACGCCGGCACCACTTGGGAACCCCTCACTCACGGCCTCCCGTCGAACGACCACTACGGCACGGTCCTGCGCGACGCCCTGTGCACGGACGACAACGACCCGGCGGGCGTCTACTTCGGCAACCGCAACGGCGAGGTGTACGCGTCCCCGGACGACGGCGACACCTGGAAGCGGGTGGCGTCGCATCTGCCGGATGTGTTGTGTGTGCGGGCGGCTGTGGTGGGGTGA
- a CDS encoding Gfo/Idh/MocA family protein: MTSTSRNAVTDNAAWPHDPVRVALVGAGPWARTMHARMLAAGPETRLTAVWARRTDAARATAEPYGAAVAGSFDELLDTCEAVAFAVPPSVQAELAPRAAKAGKALLLEKPLALDLASAERMVDAIDEAGVVSQLVLTKRYHPTTRAFIEQAQGMSVTGARSCYLHGAFLGGDFATSWRLEHGALYDLGPHLLDLLDAAVGPIASIRATGDSRRWLELTCEHENGAVSQASLSGSVARDRALTRVELFGPGPELTYDTAEIDHEECWPILRREFAEAVRLGRSSELNAQRGLYLQRLLANSSPSGD, encoded by the coding sequence ATGACAAGCACCTCAAGGAACGCAGTGACAGACAACGCCGCATGGCCCCACGACCCCGTCCGGGTCGCACTCGTCGGCGCCGGTCCCTGGGCCCGCACCATGCACGCCCGCATGCTCGCCGCGGGCCCCGAGACCCGGCTCACCGCCGTCTGGGCCCGCCGCACGGACGCGGCCCGCGCGACGGCCGAACCCTATGGCGCGGCGGTGGCGGGCAGCTTCGACGAACTCCTCGACACCTGCGAGGCGGTCGCCTTCGCCGTACCGCCGTCCGTGCAGGCGGAGTTGGCGCCGAGGGCGGCAAAGGCAGGCAAGGCACTGCTCCTGGAGAAGCCCCTCGCCCTGGACCTTGCATCGGCCGAACGCATGGTGGACGCCATCGACGAAGCGGGCGTGGTGTCCCAGCTCGTCCTGACGAAGCGCTACCACCCGACGACGCGCGCTTTCATCGAGCAGGCGCAGGGGATGTCGGTGACGGGCGCCCGCTCCTGCTACCTCCACGGAGCCTTCCTGGGCGGCGACTTCGCCACGTCCTGGCGCCTGGAACACGGCGCCCTCTACGACCTGGGCCCGCACCTCCTCGACCTCCTCGACGCGGCGGTGGGCCCGATCGCCTCCATCCGTGCCACCGGCGACTCCCGCCGCTGGCTGGAACTGACCTGCGAACACGAGAACGGCGCGGTGAGCCAGGCGTCCCTGTCCGGCAGCGTCGCGCGTGACCGCGCCCTCACCCGAGTCGAACTCTTCGGCCCGGGCCCCGAGTTGACCTACGACACGGCCGAGATCGACCACGAGGAGTGCTGGCCGATCCTGCGACGGGAGTTCGCGGAGGCCGTTCGGCTGGGACGGTCCAGCGAACTGAACGCGCAAAGGGGTCTCTACCTACAGCGCTTGCTGGCAAATTCAAGCCCCTCCGGCGATTGA
- a CDS encoding ROK family transcriptional regulator gives MSTPSATSAGRLLQLIRGGQANTRADLQRATGMSRSTVGLRLDELDRAGWLRQDTGTSTGGRPSHRIVFDPGHAAVLAVDLETRYARVAVLDLGGTVLAERTVDLDIGDGPDRVLDGLARCFPELLATSGTPAERVCGIGLSVPGPVDWETGQVVQPPIMPGWDRFPIRERMQEAYAEHVGASMEDTTGGRPIPVFVDNDANLMALAEQQAGHPDCSAFVLIKVSTGIGAGVVVNNEIFRGIDGGAGDIGHIRLHDKPDALCMCGSYGCLAAVASGRALAKDLSNQGMEVSTGTDVKALLEQGNPDAVRLARAAGQRAGEVLVTVVTLLNPGVLMLAGDLAGIPFLTGVRELLYQRAMPRTTAHLDVVTSRLGDHAGLIGAAAMVVDVLYAPERADARLRALAESADAQA, from the coding sequence ATGAGCACGCCCAGCGCGACGAGCGCGGGCCGGCTGTTGCAGCTGATCCGCGGCGGCCAGGCCAACACCCGCGCCGACCTGCAACGCGCGACCGGCATGTCCCGCTCCACGGTGGGGCTCCGCCTCGACGAACTCGACCGGGCGGGCTGGCTGCGCCAGGACACCGGCACGTCCACCGGCGGGCGGCCCTCGCACCGCATCGTCTTCGACCCCGGCCACGCCGCCGTCCTCGCGGTGGACCTGGAGACCCGGTACGCGCGCGTGGCCGTGCTCGACCTCGGGGGCACGGTCCTCGCGGAGCGGACCGTCGACCTCGACATCGGCGACGGCCCCGACCGGGTGCTCGACGGGCTGGCCCGCTGCTTCCCGGAGCTGCTCGCCACCTCAGGCACCCCGGCCGAGCGGGTCTGCGGCATCGGCCTGTCGGTCCCCGGCCCGGTGGACTGGGAGACGGGACAGGTCGTCCAGCCGCCGATCATGCCGGGCTGGGACCGCTTCCCGATCAGGGAACGCATGCAGGAGGCGTACGCCGAGCATGTCGGCGCCTCGATGGAGGACACGACGGGCGGCCGGCCGATCCCGGTCTTCGTCGACAACGACGCCAACCTGATGGCCCTGGCCGAACAGCAAGCGGGCCACCCCGACTGCTCGGCCTTCGTCCTCATCAAGGTCTCCACCGGCATCGGCGCGGGCGTCGTCGTCAACAACGAGATCTTCCGCGGCATCGACGGCGGAGCGGGCGACATCGGCCACATCCGTCTCCACGACAAGCCCGACGCCCTGTGCATGTGCGGGTCCTACGGCTGCCTGGCGGCGGTGGCCAGCGGCCGCGCGCTCGCCAAGGACCTCTCCAACCAGGGCATGGAGGTGTCCACCGGTACCGACGTCAAGGCACTCCTTGAACAGGGGAACCCCGACGCGGTCCGCCTCGCCCGGGCGGCGGGGCAGCGCGCAGGCGAGGTCCTGGTCACGGTCGTGACCCTCCTCAACCCCGGCGTCCTGATGCTCGCCGGCGACCTGGCGGGCATCCCCTTCCTCACCGGCGTGCGCGAACTCCTCTACCAGCGCGCGATGCCCCGCACCACCGCCCACCTCGACGTCGTCACCTCCCGACTCGGCGACCACGCGGGCCTGATCGGCGCGGCGGCGATGGTCGTCGACGTCCTCTACGCCCCCGAACGCGCGGACGCCCGCCTGCGCGCGCTCGCCGAATCTGCCGACGCACAAGCATGA